GTTCTGGAAGGTCGGCGACCAGAAGATCATCGACGGCCTCGGCCCCGACGGCGTCTCGGCGGTGTCCTATGACATCGGCCGCCGCGCCGGCTTGCTGCAGAGCGGCTACGTCTATCACTACGCCTTCGTCATGCTGTTGGGCGTGCTGGGTCTGCTGACCTTCGCCGTCTTCCAGTGGCAGGCCTGAGGGGGAGTGAGATCATGACCGGCCTGCTTTCCCTGACCACCTTCGCCCCGCTGATCGGCGTGGCGGCGATCCTGGTCCTGCGCTTCTTCGCCAAGACCGACGATGACAAGACCGTCAGCGCCGCCAAGTGGATCGCCCTGGTGACCACGCTCGCGACCCTGGCGCTGTCAGTCCTCATGCTGTCGGAATTCGACATCGCCAACCCGGGCTTCCAGTTCCTGGAAGACGCCAACTGGTTCGCCGGCATCCACTACCGCATGGGCGTGGACGGGATTTCGATCCTGTTTGTTTTGCTCACCGCCTTCCTGATGCCGATCTGTATCGCGGCCTCGTGGAAGTCGATCGAGACCCGCGTGCTGGAATACATGATCGCCTTCCTGGTCCTGGAGACCCTGGTGATCGGCGTGTTCTGCGCCCTGGACCTGGTGTTGTTCTACGCCTTCTTCGAATTCGGCTTGGTGCCGATGTTCTTGATCATCGGCATCTGGGGCGGCAAGCGGCGGGTCTACGCCGCCTTCAAGTTCTTCCTCTACACCCTGCTGGGGTCCGTCCTGATGCTGGCGGCCATCCTCGGCATGATCGGGATCGCCCATACCTCCTCGATCCCCGAACTGATGGTCTACAAGTTCGATCCTCACCTGCAGACTTGGCTGTGGCTGGCCTTCTTCGCCTCCTTTGCGGTGAAGATGCCCATGTGGCCGGTCCACACCTGGCTGCCCGACGCCCACGTCGAGGCGCCCACGGCGGGCTCGGTGATCCTGGCCGGCATCCTGCTGAAGATGGGCGGTTACGGCTTCCTGCGCTTCAGCCTGCCGATGTTCCCGCAGGCCTCGGAGTTCTTCACACCGCTGGTCTTCGCCCTCAGCGTCATCGCCATCATCTACACCTCGCTGGTCGCCTTCCGTCAGACCGACATCAAGAAGCTGATCGCCTATTCGTCGGTGGCCCACATGGGCTTCGTGACCATGGGGATCTTCTCCGGCAACGACGTCGGCGTGCAGGGCGCGATCTTCCAGATGCTGAGCCACGGGGTGATCTCCGGCGCGCTCTTCCTCTGCGTTGGCGTGGTCTATGACCGCATGCACACCCGCGAGATCGCCTTCTACGGCGGGCTGGTGAACCGCATGCCCTGGTATGCGGCGGTCTTCATGCTCTTCACCATGGGCAATGTGGGCCTGCCAGGCACCTCGGGTTTCGTCGGCGAGATCCTGACCATGACCGGGGCCTATGGCGTCTCCACCTGGACGGCCATCTTCGCCGCCACCGGTGTCATCTTCTCGGCGATCTATGCGCTCAGCCTCTATCGCCGCGTGATCTTCGGCGAGCTGACCAATCCGGCCCTGGCCGAGATCGCCGACCTCGACTGGCGCGAGGTGGCGATCTTCACGCCGCTGATCGCCTCGACCCTCTATCTCGGTATCTATCCGGCCGCCGTCTTCGACGTGACCCAGTCGTCCGTCGACAACCTCGTCGCGCTCTACCGCGCGGCCATCGGCGCCTAGGGGCCTTCGTATGACCTTCTCCGCCGATATCGCCCTTGCCGGACCCGAGCTGGTCCTGGCCGTCTCAGCCCTGGTGCTGCTGGTGGTCGGAGCCTTCGCGCCGCGCGCCACCACCGTGATGACCCTGGGCTCGATCGCCGCCCTGGCGATCGCGGCCTATGAGGCGGCCTTTGGGGCGCAGGGGCGCGGCTTCGCGGGCGGCCTGGTGGCCGACGACGCCTCGGCCTTCAGCCAGGTGGCGATCTTCATCGCCAGCGCCATCGCCATCCCTCTGGGCCAAAAGTGGTTCGCCCAGCGCAATATCCGCAACTTCGAGTTCCCGGTGCTGATCCTGCTGGCCGCCTTGGGCATGGCCATGATGGTCTCGGCCGGCGACCTGATCGCGCTCTATATCGGCGTCGAGCTGCAGTCGCTGGCGCTCTACGTCCTGGCCGCCATGCACCGCGACGACGCCAAGGCCTCGGAAGCCGGCCTCAAGTACTTCGTGCTGGGCGCGCTGTCCTCGGGCCTGCTGCTCTACGGCGCCTCGCTGATCTACGGCTTCGCCGGCTCCACCAAGTTCGACGACATCGCCGTGGCGGTTCACGCGGGCGCCCATACCGGCGTGCTCTTCGGTCTGGTCTTCCTGATCTGCGGCCTGGCCTTCAAGGTCTCCGCCGCCCCGTTCCACATGTGGACCCCCGACGTCTACGAAGGCGCGCCCACGCCCGTCGTGGCCTTCTTCGCCGGCGCCCCCAAGCTGGCCGCCATGGTGCTGTTCGCCCGCGCGTTGAGCGAAGGCTTCCACGGCGCCTCGGCCCAGTGGAGCCAGGTGCTGGTGATCATCGCTTTGCTGTCCATCGGCGTCGGCGCCTTCGCGGGCCTGGCCCAGAACAACCTCAAGCGCCTGTGGGCCTATTCCTCCATCGCAAATGTCGGCTACGCGGTCCTGGGCCTTGCCTCCGGCAGCGCTGAGGGCGTGCAGGCCATGTTCGTCTTCATGGTCCTCTACATGGTCGACGTGACCGGCTTCTTCGCCTGCCTGACGGCCCTGTCGCGGGCCGGCAAGCCGATGGAGACCATCGAGGACATGGCCGGCCTGATGAAGGAACGTCCGGGTATCGCGCTCGCCATGACCGCGTTCTCGCTCTCGGCTCTGGGCCTGCCGCCGTTCTCCGGTTTCTGGGCCAAGTTCTATGTCTTCAAGGCGGCCATCAATTCCGGCCTCGGCGTCGCCGCCGTGATCGGCCTCATCGGCAGCGTGGTGGCGGCCTTCTACTACCTGCGCCTGATCAAGGTGATGTGGTTCGACGCCGGCGTCGGCGGCACGGACAAGCCGCCCGTTGAGGCCAAGACCATCGCCATCGCCGCGGCCCTGTTCTCTTTCCCGCTGGTGCTTGGCGCCCTGGTCTTCATCGACCCGCTGGCCAAGGCCGCCGCGG
The sequence above is drawn from the Phenylobacterium glaciei genome and encodes:
- a CDS encoding NADH-quinone oxidoreductase subunit M, encoding MRGSEIMTGLLSLTTFAPLIGVAAILVLRFFAKTDDDKTVSAAKWIALVTTLATLALSVLMLSEFDIANPGFQFLEDANWFAGIHYRMGVDGISILFVLLTAFLMPICIAASWKSIETRVLEYMIAFLVLETLVIGVFCALDLVLFYAFFEFGLVPMFLIIGIWGGKRRVYAAFKFFLYTLLGSVLMLAAILGMIGIAHTSSIPELMVYKFDPHLQTWLWLAFFASFAVKMPMWPVHTWLPDAHVEAPTAGSVILAGILLKMGGYGFLRFSLPMFPQASEFFTPLVFALSVIAIIYTSLVAFRQTDIKKLIAYSSVAHMGFVTMGIFSGNDVGVQGAIFQMLSHGVISGALFLCVGVVYDRMHTREIAFYGGLVNRMPWYAAVFMLFTMGNVGLPGTSGFVGEILTMTGAYGVSTWTAIFAATGVIFSAIYALSLYRRVIFGELTNPALAEIADLDWREVAIFTPLIASTLYLGIYPAAVFDVTQSSVDNLVALYRAAIGA
- the nuoN gene encoding NADH-quinone oxidoreductase subunit NuoN, whose translation is MTFSADIALAGPELVLAVSALVLLVVGAFAPRATTVMTLGSIAALAIAAYEAAFGAQGRGFAGGLVADDASAFSQVAIFIASAIAIPLGQKWFAQRNIRNFEFPVLILLAALGMAMMVSAGDLIALYIGVELQSLALYVLAAMHRDDAKASEAGLKYFVLGALSSGLLLYGASLIYGFAGSTKFDDIAVAVHAGAHTGVLFGLVFLICGLAFKVSAAPFHMWTPDVYEGAPTPVVAFFAGAPKLAAMVLFARALSEGFHGASAQWSQVLVIIALLSIGVGAFAGLAQNNLKRLWAYSSIANVGYAVLGLASGSAEGVQAMFVFMVLYMVDVTGFFACLTALSRAGKPMETIEDMAGLMKERPGIALAMTAFSLSALGLPPFSGFWAKFYVFKAAINSGLGVAAVIGLIGSVVAAFYYLRLIKVMWFDAGVGGTDKPPVEAKTIAIAAALFSFPLVLGALVFIDPLAKAAAAAFGLV